One Besnoitia besnoiti strain Bb-Ger1 chromosome VIII, whole genome shotgun sequence DNA segment encodes these proteins:
- a CDS encoding WD domain, G-beta repeat-containing protein (encoded by transcript BESB_082690): MDHRLPEQSAGDDASSLFDRLLLVQARSLQLIDSARGVVQQKFAGTGQKVAASNGVTHGDASFIGAAVAAVGAVPRYIAAAQQHKALVAFWDLQKEVIAYQAATPEHMSTLAFHPSGSLLFAGSKSGCLYCWQLNGVLPLPNDALCPRASEGASLLRRCWPAHYGECAALLVQDDRVTSAGVDGSIKQISLYE; the protein is encoded by the exons ATGGACCACCGACTGCCAGAACAAAGCGCGGGCGATGACGCATCTTCCCTGTTCGACCGGTTGCTGCTAGTTCAGGCGAGATCCTTGCAGCTCATCGATAGCGCCCGCGGAGTCGTCCAACAGAAATTCGCAGGAACAGGACAGAAGGTGGCAGCATCCAATGGCGTCACACACGGTGATGCGAGTTTTATCGGCGCAGCTGttgccgccgtcggcgctgtGCCACGGTATATTGCTGCTGCTCAACAACACAAAGCGCTAGTGGCGTTCTGGGACCTCCAAAAAGAGGTCATCGCCTACCAAGCTGCTACACCAGAACAC ATGAGTACGCTCGCATTTCATCCCAGCGGCAGTTTGCTGTTCGCTGGGAGCAAGAGTGGATGCTTGTACTGCTGGCAGCTGAACGGCGTCCTTCCGCTTCCAAACGACGCGCTTTGCCCCAGAGCTTCAGAAGGGGcatcgctgctgcggcggtgTTGGCCTGCGCATTACGGAGAATGTGCGGCTCTCCTTGTTCAGGATGACAGGGTTACCAGCGCAGGGGTTGACGGAAGTATCAAGCAGATCTCATTGTACGAGTGA
- a CDS encoding hypothetical protein (encoded by transcript BESB_082670) encodes MALRLVPHQDQHSQQVRDFFHGHLCFCCSASETPSHLPARLRDLETSQAVDGDATHNSLPFPFVPVYFLEIKSQYRKIQGFEQTHAWCNTKRTPPVPMAMDLTCLEKEGSPVVPLAPTELPSFFSKKLVQAFSNYAPSPTAYLVKANPQSGMHFPTECGCACSALPCIITSASRDAERQNCVQLYTDGTSGPSHDLRQSKQRSYPYRYSTQHGETNSSQLRLSFILSRAVAEGPATAFTEPPHVGRR; translated from the coding sequence ATGGCGCTGAGGCTAGTGCCGCACCAAGATCAGCACAGCCAACAAGTTCGCGATTTTTTCCACGGACATCTGTGCTTTTGCTGTTCAGCCAGCGAAACGCCGTCCCatctgccggcgcgtctgcgcgatcTTGAAACAAGCCAGGCTGTGGACGGCGACGCCACGCACAATTCGCTGCCGTTCCCTTTTGTTCCCGTTTACTTCCTCGAAATCAAGTCGCAATACAGGAAAATTCAAGGCTTCGAGCAGACGCACGCATGGTGCAATACAAAAAGAACGCCGCCCGTCCCAATGGCCATGGACCTGACGTGTCTCGAGAAAGAAGGCAGCCCTGTAGTGCCGCTAGCCCCGACAGAGCTGCCGTCTTTCTTTTCCAAGAAGCTGGTGCAGGCTTTTTCAAACTACGCACCATCTCCCACCGCTTATTTAGTAAAAGCCAATCCTCAGTCAGGCATGCACTTTCCGACGGAATGTGGCTGCGCTTGCTCGGCCCTGCCTTGCATCATAACGTCGGCTTCACGAGATGCCGAACGTCAGAACTGTGTCCAACTGTACACGGATGGTACATCCGGACCGTCGCATGACCTCCGCCAGAGCAAACAAAGAAGCTACCCCTACAGATACTCTACACAACACGGCGAGACAAATTCCTCACAATTGCGCCTCAGTTTTATTTTGTCGCGCGCGGTGGCCGAAGGGCCTGCGACCGCCTTCACCGAGCCGCCTCATGTCGGTAGACGGTAA
- a CDS encoding Zn-finger in Ran binding protein and others domain-containing protein (encoded by transcript BESB_082680), giving the protein MSPEVTQGYGAHPPAPGATTLVTVNSEKNSKHPRQESETSGDLLSGISTPQTLSGAASFHPALGGASETSAAPSPDSRGDSGVDIVEQSSLLYSDLGMNFLPLAISAASSSGDLAGGISGPSTAFPVSNPNGSALLRDSSLGVGYPGVQDLASLMIPSLNGNAGSVVGVAQYQSPEVLATGSTAANGSRNPASCSPGTPHGGAAIAARVNAREPPRMGEGGNWRCNNCSNINYPRRRACNRCGCARSAVNDLLVAEFTRLKDELQNMGLDAHTASQAAAAQQAAQHQGRLLNSMLDLLGSDTHQGGSRARQAQHQGKSSSSFGLASSHTRSGLCNTSSPICTTDGPRGSSRQSSQPTAACSGPYASQLVLLNNTLASLKIGLASATGTSATTSEAGAGAHPSQCGSGGATLVTPGCANPAGGGGDMCAAFDLKFPATGTPEASNRSSQTPGLSPLSFRMATGEGGFRTGEEAPVVASSLAEHGAAQYTAVLQLMLLKAKDVADALVVYFQELGDPDPTSKAADVLRTALAMLGHSTDSRGNDTSLGERKDEALTVSSASSAPGIRNNSGSVRGIGGPNFSAPTMLAHPDEFKNPSSFLKIYGDPLCGSADLSSGNGQNPVKSHHGNWVCRNCKNVNFPRRFRCNKCGEIRDEEGDRIVAEYAKLVHHHYLKAYKHLASNPQGASGGWSPTDQMGTSVNQNGGEGGSRQSSRKNRNLVPAAEPPSCQAQA; this is encoded by the coding sequence ATGTCCCCCGAGGTGACTCAAGGTTACGGAGCGCATCCGCCAGCTCCTGGTGCCACGACGCTGGTAACGGTTAATTCTGAGAAAAATTCCAAGCACCCTCGTCAAGAGTCGGAAACCTCTGGCGATTTGTTGTCGGGAATCAGCACGCCACAGACACTTTCTGGCGCGGCGTCATTTCACCCCGCTCTTGGAGGCGCCAGCGAAACGTCAGCGGCTCCTTCTCCGgacagccgcggagacagcggtgTAGATATCGTTGAACAATCGTCGCTGTTGTATAGCGACCTGGGTATGAACTTCCTCCCCCTTGCGATttcggcggcgtcttccaGCGGTGACCTGGCCGGAGGCATCAGCGGACCGTCGACCGCGTTTCCTGTGTCAAATCCCAATGGCAGCGCACTACTGAGAGATTCTTCTCTTGGTGTCGGATATCCAGGGGTACAAGATCTTGCTTCCCTGATGATCCCCTCGCTGAACGGCAATGCGGGCTCAGTCGTAGGGGTGGCTCAATATCAGTCACCTGAGGTACTGGCAACAGGTTCAACGGCAGCGAATGGCTCGAGAAACCCAGCTTCTTGCTCGCCAGGCACCCCTCATGGGGGGGCGGCGATTGCTGCTCGAGTGAATGCACGGGAGCCACCGCGCATGGGAGAGGGTGGCAACTGGCGGTGCAACAACTGTAGCAACATCAATTATCCGCGACGCCGGGCGTGCAATAGATGCGGGTGTGCCCGGAGCGCAGTAAACGATCTTCTTGTCGCTGAGTTCACGCGCTTGAAGGACGAGCTCCAGAACATGGGTCTTGATGCGCATACGGCAAGCcaagcggctgcagcccaACAGGCTGCTCAACACCAAGGCCGCCTGCTCAATTCGATGCTTGATCTGCTTGGATCGGATACACATCAGGGGGGTAGCAGAGCGCGTCAAGCACAGCATCAAGGAAAATCGTCATCGTCGTTCGGTTTGGCTTCATCACATACAAGGAGTGGGCTATGCAACACCTCAAGCCCGATTTGCACGACTGACGGCCCCCGAGGGTCAAGCCGACAGTCATCGCAGCCTACCGCCGCATGTAGTGGACCATACGCTTCTCAGTTGGTTCTTCTGAACAACACGTTGGCCTCTCTCAAGATTGGATTAGCGTCTGCAACAGGCACGTCGGCCACAACGTCAGAGGCCGGTGCCGGTGCGCACCCGTCACAGTGCGGCTCAGGAGGTGCAACGCTTGTGACTCCCGGTTGCGCCAACCctgcgggaggaggcggcgataTGTGTGCGGCTTTTGACCTGAAGTTCCCAGCGACGGGAACGCCAGAGGCTAGCAATCGGTCGTCCCAGACACCTGGGCTTTCACCACTAAGCTTTCGGATGGCCACAGGAGAAGGAGGATTTCGAACTGGTGAAGAGGCTCCGGTCGTAGCATCATCGTTAGCGGAGCATGGCGCTGCTCAGTACACTGCAGTACTTCAGCTCATGCTTCTTAAGGCAAAGGACGTGGCTGACGCCCTCGTCGTGTACTTCCAAGAGCTAGGAGATCCAGATCCTACAAGCAAAGCAGCAGACGTCCTCCGGACGGCGTTGGCAATGTTGGGACATTCAACAGATTCTCGTGGTAATGACACGAGTTTAGGGGAGAGAAAAGATGAGGCTCTCACTGTCTCGTCGGCTTCATCAGCTCCAGGTATTCGCAACAACAGTGGAAGCGTAAGAGGGATCGGAGGTCCAAACTTTTCAGCTCCAACGATGCTGGCTCATCCAGATGAATTCAAGAATCCAAGCAGTTTTTTGAAGATATATGGTGACCCTCTCTGCGGTAGCGCCGATCTGAGTAGCGGGAACGGTCAGAATCCCGTAAAGAGTCATCACGGTAACTGGGTGTGCCGGAACTGCAAGAACGTGAATTTTCCACGTCGCTTCCGCTGCAACAAATGTGGCGAAATTCGTGATGAAGAAGGTGATCGAATTGTTGCAGAATACGCGAAGCTTGTTCACCACCATTATCTGAAGGCGTACAAGCATCTGGCTTCGAACCCGCAGGGCGCTTCTGGTGGATGGTCGCCTACCGATCAAATGGGAACTTCCGTAAACCAAAATGGTggggagggcggcagccgccaaAGCAGCAGAAAGAACCGTAACTTAGTCCCAGCTGCAGAGCCGCCTAGCTGTCAGGCACAAGCCTGA
- a CDS encoding hypothetical protein (encoded by transcript BESB_082660), with translation MLLTLSRKCPASGNMGASASVAMLPVESTVAKTVACRHWDHVERSGLSAAAPTVERETRSLSQDSDDSDASFDTWDTSSLFAPLPLSPKGVDRTSTVFIFDLDDTLIPTEWIRSSYAAQKEDGRTTEEVYQAILAEINRRTRSELVPHILKALRKAKSLCNTVAIVTNARSPRWLGVFESMFPEVVQCLHEEDIPIIRSCPQGQEPNIYESTAYFSYWMNAKKSKFEEVIRQHHENVPGAALKRVDLISVGDNDFEEYAATHLALESPHAVRFAKVVRCRPGLAPEHFLAQLRDIQRAIDCVFMEKSPREVTLVGNGVTYRIHGTPSLKMLPPRMQCFQSHGA, from the exons ATGCTGCTCACTCTGTCCCGGAAATGCCCTGCCAGCGGTAACATGGGGGCATCCGCTTCAGTTGCAATGCTTCCGGTTGAGTCCACTGTCGCCAAAACGGTTGCATGCCGACACTGGGACCACGTGGAACGAAGTGGCCTCAGCGCAGCAGCCCCCACGGTTGAACGTGAAACACGCTCTCTCAGCCAAGATTCAGATGATTCGGACGCATCGTTTGACACGTGGGACAcgtcttctcttttcgctCCTCTTCCTTTATCGCCCAAAGGCGTCGATCGCACGTCTACCGTGTTCATCTTCGACTTGGACGACACGTTAATCCCTACGGAGTGGATCCGGTCGTCTTACGCGGCGCAAAAGGAAGATGGCCGAACGACCGAAGAAGTGTATCAG GCGATTCTGGCCGAAATCAATCGACGGACAAGGAGCGAGTTGGTTCCACATATTCTGAAGGCGCTACGAAAGGCGAAGTCTCTCTGCAATACTGTGGCGATTGTCACGAACGCAAGATCTCCGCGGTGGCTTGGTGTATTTGAGTCAATGTTCCCGGAGGTTGTCCAGTGCCTGCACGAAGAAGATATACCGATCATCAGGTCGTGCCCCCAGGGCCAGGAGCCAAACATTTACGAAAGCACGGCGTATTTCAGTTATTGGATGAACGCAAAG AAGAGCAAGTTCGAGGAGGTTATTCGGCAGCATCACGAAAATGTACCCGGAGCGGCACTCAAACGTGTTGACTTGATTTCAGTGGGAGATAATGACTTCGAGGAATACGCAGCTACG CATTTGGCGTTGGAGTCCCCTCACGCTGTACGATTTGCAAAGGTCGTCCGGTGCCGGCCAGGCTTGGCTCCAGAACATTTTCTTGCT CAACTAAGAGACATTCAGAGGGCAATCGATTGCGTGTTCATGGAGAAGAGCCCTCGTGAGGTAACTCTGGTCGGCAATGGCGTCACATACCGAATTCA CGGAACACCGAGTTTGAAAATGCTCCCTCCCCGAATGCAGTGCTTCCAGTCCCATGGGGCTTAA
- a CDS encoding profilin PRF (encoded by transcript BESB_082700), which produces MSEWDPVVKEWLVDTGYCYAGGIANAEDGAVFAAAADDDDGWSKLYKEDHEEDTIGEDGNVNGKVTVNEASTIKAAVDEGSAPNGVWIGGQKYKVVRPEKGFEYNDCTFDITMCARPKGGAHLIKTPNGSIVIALYDEEKEQDKGNSRTSALAFAEYLHQSGY; this is translated from the exons ATGTCAGAGTGGGACCCCGTCGTCAAGGAGTGGCTTGTTGACACAGGCTACTGCTACGCAGGCGGCATTGCGAAT GCCGAGGACGGTGCGGtgttcgcggcggcagcggatgATGACGATGGCTGGTCCAAGCTGTACAAGGAGGACCATGAGGAAGACACTATTGGAGAGGATGGCAACGTGAATGGCAAAGTGACCGTCAACGAGGCCTCCACTATCAAGGCCGCTGTTGACGAAGGCAGCGCCCCCAACGGCGTGTGGATCGGCGGCCAGAAGTACAAAGTTGTGCGACCG GAGAAAGGCTTCGAGTACAACGACTGCACCTTCGACATTACCATGTGTGCGCGCCCCAAGGGTGGTGCGCACCTGATCAAGACTCCCAATGGCTCTATTGTCATTGCGCTgtacgacgaggagaaggagcaggACAAAGGAAACAGCAGGACGTCCGCGCTGGCCTTCGCTGAATACCTGCACCAATCTGGATACTAA